In one Physeter macrocephalus isolate SW-GA unplaced genomic scaffold, ASM283717v5 random_27, whole genome shotgun sequence genomic region, the following are encoded:
- the LOC129391792 gene encoding uncharacterized protein, whose product MTVKIGLVRRCQHKKGGYRTANPTRKVVQRWLQLAELAAPQSDHQLGLLLSEARQPRLYTGHRRQHFSPTRVSLSLRPKESVQVTHSPAPPSEPPSHSLTRCQDVKMEADPKEPWWTSWGHDRSPRLRLLATPGSDLVGPSLLPGAAPQLQNLQHQGASSSLEAQGGVCRRVPRSQLPLGWPVSLLNSGPSGRPGWPVAAAAPGPPAHSQPQASAGHHA is encoded by the exons ATGACTGTCAAAATTGGACTGGTGAGAAGGTGCCAGCACAAGAAGGGCGGCTACAGGACCGCAAACCCCACAAGGAAGGTGGTCCAAAGGTGGCTTCAGTTAGCTGAGTTGGCTGCCCCTCAGTCTGACCACCAGCTGGGTTTGCTGCTGTCGGAAGCCCGCCAGCCCCGGCTCTACACGGGACACAGGAGGCAGCACTTCTCTCCAACAAGAGTCTCTCTGTCCCTCAGGCCCAAGGAGTCCGTTCAGGTCACCCACAGCCCAG CACCTCCTTCGGAGCCACCTTCCCACTCACTCACGCGGTGCCAAGATGTGAAAATGGAAGCAGACCCGAAGGAACCCTGGTGGACGAGCTGGGGACACGACCGGAGCCCGAGGCTCCGACTGCTTGCAACTCCAGGCTCCGACCTGGTCGGGCCCAGCCTCCTGCCCGGCGCTGCCCCTCAGCTGCAGAATCTGCAACATCAAGGAGCCAGTTCTTCCCTTGAGGCACAGGGAGGGGTCTGCAGACGTGTCCCAAGAAGCCAGCTCCCTCTAGGGTGGCCTGTTTCCCTTCTCAACTCTGGGCCTTCCGGGCGCCCCGGGTGGCCTGTCGCTGCTGCggccccagggcccccagcccaCAGCCAGCCACAGGCGTCTGCGGGTCACCACGCCTGA